The following proteins are encoded in a genomic region of Spirosoma sp. SC4-14:
- a CDS encoding VCBS repeat-containing protein produces MSFFRLAVVLFTGSLPFFSCQSSSSEKNSPPTPPAATQLTGKQLSQSYCGSCHQAPDPSLLDKETWQRGVLPQMALRMGQSGNSMAEYMRISNMDEMTRLMEAHVFPETPMLHPSDWQKIVDYYITVAPVTLPSQPQHIPTQVGLPLFRPQQSTKAIDAFVTLLRYDSLSHRIWAGDGRTNLYALDAGLHRLDSARLSSPATDVRFNRDGSMDLLLVGVLNPNDRQAGEWSHFSKSGTIPTPQLTKLQRPVQATPADLNRDGQEDVIVCQFGNHLGKLTWHERLPTGYREHIIDSLPGARNVIVQDINHDQWPDIVALLTQGNEQIAVYYNQHNGQFRKETVLRFPPVYGSSYFELTDIDRDGDLDILYTNGDNADYSIILKPYHGLRLYLNDGQFRFKEAWFYPMYGATQTVVRDFDQDGDADIAAIAHFPDFAHHPNESFIYFENQDNLRFQPRTFPNTERGRWLIMTTGDVDHDGDDDILLGSFFRPTGPDHAQLMEQWRKPGTGILLLKNTLKK; encoded by the coding sequence ATGTCGTTTTTCCGATTGGCAGTTGTTCTTTTCACTGGTTCACTGCCGTTCTTCTCCTGTCAGTCGTCGTCCAGCGAAAAAAATAGTCCACCGACTCCTCCGGCTGCTACCCAACTCACCGGCAAACAACTTAGCCAGAGCTATTGCGGTAGTTGCCACCAGGCCCCAGACCCTTCGTTGCTCGATAAAGAAACCTGGCAGCGGGGTGTTTTGCCACAAATGGCACTCCGTATGGGTCAGTCGGGCAATTCGATGGCAGAATACATGCGCATCAGCAACATGGACGAAATGACGCGTTTGATGGAAGCCCACGTTTTCCCGGAAACGCCCATGCTGCACCCCTCCGACTGGCAAAAAATTGTTGATTACTATATCACAGTTGCGCCAGTCACACTCCCTTCCCAACCCCAGCACATACCCACGCAGGTAGGTTTACCGCTGTTTCGGCCCCAACAGTCAACGAAGGCAATCGATGCATTTGTAACACTCCTCCGGTACGACTCGCTTTCGCACCGCATTTGGGCAGGCGATGGGCGTACCAATCTCTATGCGCTTGATGCTGGTTTACATCGGCTCGATTCGGCCCGGCTGAGCAGTCCGGCAACCGATGTCCGTTTTAATCGCGATGGCAGTATGGATCTGCTATTGGTTGGCGTTCTGAATCCGAATGACCGGCAAGCTGGTGAATGGAGCCATTTCTCAAAATCCGGCACAATTCCGACTCCCCAACTAACCAAACTACAGCGACCCGTTCAGGCAACACCGGCCGATCTGAATCGGGATGGACAGGAAGATGTAATTGTTTGTCAGTTTGGTAATCATCTGGGCAAACTAACCTGGCATGAGCGATTGCCAACAGGCTATCGGGAGCATATTATCGACAGTTTGCCCGGTGCCCGCAATGTGATTGTGCAGGATATTAACCACGACCAGTGGCCCGACATTGTGGCCTTGTTGACGCAGGGTAACGAGCAGATTGCCGTTTATTACAACCAACACAACGGTCAGTTTCGCAAAGAAACGGTTCTCCGATTTCCGCCCGTTTATGGTTCCAGCTATTTCGAACTGACCGATATTGACCGCGACGGTGATCTGGACATACTGTATACCAACGGCGACAACGCCGATTATTCGATTATACTCAAGCCTTACCACGGTCTGCGGTTATACCTGAACGATGGGCAGTTTCGGTTTAAGGAAGCCTGGTTTTATCCGATGTATGGTGCTACTCAAACCGTTGTCCGCGACTTCGACCAGGATGGCGACGCCGATATTGCGGCCATTGCCCATTTCCCCGATTTTGCTCACCACCCGAACGAAAGTTTCATTTATTTCGAAAACCAGGATAATCTACGTTTTCAGCCCCGCACTTTCCCCAATACCGAACGCGGCCGCTGGCTGATCATGACAACCGGCGACGTTGACCACGACGGCGACGACGACATTCTGCTCGGCTCCTTCTTTCGTCCTACCGGTCCAGACCATGCCCAGTTGATGGAGCAATGGCGCAAGCCCGGAACCGGCATTTTGTTGTTGAAGAATACATTGAAAAAATGA
- a CDS encoding glycoside hydrolase family 18 protein: protein MTLSYSSLFFLLLDCLLSFTVHPLVAQSAPKPHRYVIIGYISGNGWTKDQIEVQKLTHINYAFAVPAANGELAPLSNKDASNLAALNTLKADNKDLKILISIGGWGGCKYFSDCALTDASRKKFATSAIELLKKHKLDGIDIDWEYPDQPGDNNIFRPADKQNYTLLFKELRQQLDKQGKLDKRTGANHYLLTTATGVDTAFVNHTELGKAQKYLDYVNIMTYDIYHGNDKVTGHHSNLYQSKKGSQARNSSADGVEGHIKAGVPASKIVLGLPFYGRGWADANPKDNGLYQPATGKHYFISYDELVDKYINKNGFVRYWDNDAKSPYLWNPTSRMFISYADAQSFDPKIAYVKSKHLAGVMFWEYIYDLKQPTLLNKLADGLGK from the coding sequence ATGACGCTTTCCTATAGTTCTCTTTTTTTTCTTTTACTCGACTGTTTACTTTCGTTTACTGTCCATCCTTTGGTAGCACAATCGGCTCCAAAACCCCATCGCTATGTGATTATTGGCTACATCAGTGGCAATGGCTGGACAAAAGACCAGATCGAGGTCCAAAAACTCACGCACATCAACTACGCCTTTGCGGTTCCGGCAGCCAATGGCGAACTAGCTCCTCTGAGCAACAAAGACGCCAGCAATCTGGCCGCGCTGAATACCTTGAAAGCCGATAACAAAGACCTGAAAATCCTGATTTCGATTGGCGGATGGGGCGGCTGTAAATACTTCTCCGATTGTGCGCTGACCGATGCATCGCGAAAGAAATTTGCCACTAGTGCGATTGAGTTATTGAAAAAGCATAAACTTGATGGAATCGACATCGACTGGGAATACCCCGACCAGCCTGGCGATAACAACATTTTCCGACCCGCCGACAAACAGAACTACACGCTGCTGTTTAAAGAACTTCGCCAACAACTCGACAAACAGGGAAAACTAGACAAACGTACCGGAGCCAATCATTATCTGCTCACAACGGCAACCGGCGTCGACACGGCTTTTGTGAATCATACCGAACTTGGCAAAGCGCAGAAATACCTGGACTACGTCAACATCATGACCTATGACATCTATCATGGCAACGACAAAGTGACGGGCCATCATAGCAATCTGTATCAGTCGAAAAAAGGCAGTCAGGCGCGCAACAGCAGTGCCGACGGTGTCGAAGGGCATATTAAGGCGGGTGTTCCGGCCAGCAAAATTGTACTGGGTCTGCCATTCTACGGTCGCGGATGGGCCGATGCGAATCCGAAAGACAACGGCCTTTACCAGCCAGCTACCGGCAAACACTACTTCATTAGCTACGACGAACTGGTTGATAAATACATCAACAAAAACGGTTTTGTTCGCTATTGGGACAACGATGCCAAGTCACCCTATCTCTGGAATCCGACCTCACGGATGTTTATTTCCTACGCCGATGCCCAATCGTTCGACCCTAAGATTGCCTACGTGAAATCGAAACACCTCGCAGGTGTTATGTTCTGGGAGTATATCTATGACCTAAAACAGCCAACTTTGCTGAACAAACTGGCTGATGGACTAGGTAAATAG